In Planctobacterium marinum, the DNA window CGCACAAAAAAGGCCGCTTGCGCGACCTTTTTTAACGTGTGGTGTTAACCATCGATATTAGTCGATGATTTTAGATACAACACCAGCACCTACGACCGCCATGGATGGCGGAAGTGTCGAAAACGCAGGAGCAGTTTTCGACCTGTACGACCACGTTACTCCGGGCTGTCCCTGCCCTTCGCCCCTTCGGGGCCGCGCTAAAGCGCGTTCAAATTTGTTCCCGACAAATTTGTCACTCCGTGAAGGCTCCAGAACTGTTTTGGCGGGCGCACAATCAAAAAAGGCGCTCACAGAGCGCCTTCTTTCTTTAAGTGCAATCGTCGAAATTAATCGATGATCTTGGAAACTACGCCCGCACCAACAGTTCTTCCACCTTCACGGATTGCGAAGCGCAGACCTTCGTCCATCGCGATTGGCGCAATCAGTTCTACTACGAACTTAAGGTTGTCACCAGGCATTACCATTTCTACGCCTTCTGGAAGCTCTACAGCACCTGTTACGTCAGTTGTACGGAAGTAGAACTGTGGACGGTAACCTTTGAAGAAAGGAGTATGACGGCCACCTTCGTCTTTGCTCAGTACGTATACTTCTGCTTCGAACTTAGTGTGTGGGTTGATTGAACCAGGCTTAGCCAATACTTGACCACGCTCTACTTCGTCACGCTTAGTACCACGAAGAAGAACACCAACGTTCTCACCGGCACGACCTTCGTCAAGCAACTTACGGAACATCTCAACACCAGTACAAGTAGTAGTTGTAGTCTCTTTGATACCTACGATTTCTACTTCTTCACCAACTTTAACGATACCTTGCTCAACACGACCAGTTACTACTGTACCACGGCCTGAGATTGAGAATACGTCTTCGATAGGCAGGATGAACGGCTTGTCGATAGCACGCTCTGGCTCTGGGATGTAAGAATCCAGTGCTTCACCTAGTTCGATAACTTTCTTTTCCCACTCTGCGTCGCCTTCAAGCGCCTTAAGAGCAGAACCTTGAATCACTGGCAAGTCGTCACCAGGGAATTCATATTCAGTCAGAAGTTCACGTACTTCCATTTCTACAAGCTCTAACAGCTCTTCATCGTCAACCATGTCACACTTGTTCATGAATACGATGATGTAAGGTACGCCAACCTGACGACCTAACAGGATGTGCTCACGAGTCTGAGGCATAGGGCCGTCAGTCGCTGCTACAACCAAAATAGCACCGTCCATCTGTGCCGCACCAGTGATCATGTTTTTAACATAGTCAGCGTGTCCAGGACAGTCTACGTGTGCGTAGTGACGAGTAGGAGTATCGTACTCAACGTGTGAAGTTGCGATTGTGATACCACGCTCGCGCTCTTCTGGAGCGTTATCGATTTGATCGAAAGCCTGTGCAGAACCACCGTAAGTTTTTGCTAATACAGTAGTGATCGCTGCAGTCAGAGTTGTTTTACCGTGGTCAACGTGGCCGATTGTACCTACGTTTACGTGCGGTTTCGTACGTTCAAACTTTTCTTTTGCCATTGTTCTCTATTTCCTAAATTTCAAAAAGTCCGGTCACGAATCCCCTAAAAGAGACGGTGATACCCGGACCGAACTTACTTAATTTCTTGCCTCAATAATGCCTTTAGCAACATTATTAGGGGCTTCTGCATAATTGTGGAACTCCATAGAATATGAAGCTCGCCCTTGCGTCGCAGACCGCAAATCTGTGGCATAACCAAACATTTCAGACAAAGGAACCTTGGCACGTATTATCTTAATACCGCCAATACCGTCTTCCATACCTTCAATTACACCACGACGACGATTCAGATCACCTACTACATCTCCCATCCAATCTTCGGGAGTTGTAACTTCAACCTTCATCATGGGTTCAAGCAAAACAGGATTTGCTTCCGAGCAACCTTGTTTAAAGCCCATCGAACCCGCTATCTTAAAGGCCATTTCTGAAGAGTCAACATCATGATAAGAACCATCGAATAATGTCACCTTAACATCGAGCACAGGATAGCCTGCCAGGACACCAAAATGCATTTGTTCTTCACAGCCTTTATCAACCGCAGGGATGAATTCTTTGGGAACTGCACCACCGACAATTTCGTTAACAAATTCATAGCCTTTGCCCTCTTCCTGAGGTTCAACACGCAGCCACACATGACCATACTGGCCACGTCCACCAGACTGACGTACGAATTTACCTTCCACTTCCACTGATTTGCGAATCGTTTCGCGGTAAGCAACCTGTGGATTACCCACGTTACATTCCACTTTAAATTCGCGCTTCATGCGGTCGATGATGATATCCAGGTGCAACTCACCCATACCGGAGATAATCGTCTGCCCGGACTCTTCATCTGTTTTTACTCTAAAAGAAGGATCCTCTGCTGCCAGCTTGCCCAAAGCAATCGACATTTTTTCCTGGTCAGCTTGAGATTTTGGCTCTACCGCGATGGAAATTACCGGCTCCGGAAATTCCATACGCTCCAGGGTGATCACATGATTTGGATCGCAAAGCGTGTCACCGGTAGTAACATCTTTTAAGCCAATCGCTGCTGCGATATCGCCAGCGCGCACTTCTTTTAATTCTGCACGGTCTTTAGCGTGCATCTGCACGATACGACCAAAGCGTTCTTTTTTACCTTTAACCGGGTTGTATACGGCATCGCCGGTATTTACTACACCTGAGTAACAACGGAAGAAGGTTAAGGTTCCCACAAATGGGTCGGTAGCAATCTTAAAGGCCAACGCCGAGAACGGCTCTTTGTCATCAGCATGACGCTCGTCTTGCGACTCGTCAGTATCATCTTTGTGGCCCTGAATAGCAGGTACTTCAACAGGAGACGGTAAATACTCGATTACCGCATCCAGTACCGCCTGAACACCTTTGTTTTTAAACGCCGAGCCACACGTGGCTAATACGATTTCGTTATTCAAAGTACGAGTACGCAGCCCAGAGCGAATTTCTTCTTCGCTTAGTTCACCTTCTTCAAGGTACTTTTCCATCAGCTCATCTGAAGCTTCTGCAGCCGCTTCCACCATCTCCATGCGCATTTCTTCAGCTTTATCCTGAAGATCTGCCGGAATGTCTTCGTAATCAAAGGTCATGCCCTGATCTGCTTCATTCCAGTTGATGGCTTTCATCTTGATAAGGTCGATAACCCCTTTGAAGTTCTCTTCGGCACCAATGTTTAGTTGAATTGGTACACAGGTGGCACCCAAACGCTTGCGAATTTGTTCAACAACACGTTCGAAGTCGGCACCGGCACGGTCCATTTTATTAACAAACACCATGCGTGGTACGTGATATTTGTTCGCTTGACGCCAGACCGTCTCGGATTGTGGCTCAATACCTGAAGAACCACAGAACACCACTACCGCACCATCCAGTACGCGCAAAGAACGCTCTACTTCGATAGTGAAGTCAACGTGTCCGGGTGTGTCGATAATATTGATGCGGTGCTGGTCGTACTGGGCCTGCATCCCTTTCCAGAAGCAGGTGGTGGCCGCAGAGGTAATGGTAATACCGCGCTCTTGCTCTTGTTCCATCCAGTCCATGGTGGCCGCACCATCATGTACTTCACCAATCTTGTGAGACAAGCCAGTGTAGAATAAAACCCTTTCGGTAGTGGTCGTTTTTCCCGCGTCCACGTGAGCTACGATACCGATGTTGCGGTATAACTCAATGGGAGTAGTACGAGCCATAGTGTCCTCTCAATTAAAGGAAATTATCGGTGTTGATTCATGCAACTCCGCACGAATCCAATCAATTCTCATTCAAGAAAATAATTCTTTTTGCAAAAAGCATTTTCTTGAACCACAAAAGAGCATGTCTCTTGCTATATCTCGTCAACATAAATGTCGACCTACATAACGTATTACGGAGAGGACTAGCCTCTCCGTGATAACCAAACAAATTTGGATTTTTGCTACTGCCAGCAGATTACCAGCGGTAGTGTGCGAACGCTTTGTTCGCTTCAGCCATACGGTGAACGTCTTCACGTTTCTTAACCGCAGAACCTTTGTTTTCTGACGCATCAGCCATTTCAGCAGCAAGGCGCAACGCCATAGATTTTTCACCACGCTTACGAGCAGCTTCAACCATCCAACGCATACCTAATGCATTGCGACGTACAGGGCGAACTTCAACCGGTACCTGGTAGGTAGAACCACCAACACGGCGAGATTTAACCTCTACGTTAGGACGGATGTTGTCCAGAGCAGCTTCGAAAATGTCCAGGTGATCTTTACCTGTTTTTTCAGCAGCGGCGTCTAGTGCACCGTAAACGATTTTTTCAGCAGTTGATTTTTTGCCGTCTAGCATAACAACATTAATGAATTTAGCTAACAGCTGTGATCCGAACTTAGGATCAGGTAGGATTTTACGTTGTCCTACGACTCTTCTTCTTGGCATCTTAATTCTCCGAATTGATTCAGGATTATCCCAAAACGTTAATACTTAGTTTGGCCTTACTAACGGAGAACCGTTAAGACTTGGGCCTTTTCGTTCCGTACTTAGAACGGGCTTGCTTACGGTCGTTAACACCTGCACAGTCAAGCGTACCGCGAACTGTGTGATAACGAACACCTGGTAGATCTTTAACACGACCACCACGGATTAATACAACACTGTGTTCCTGAAGGTTGTGACCTTCACCACCGATGTATGAACTTACTTCGAAACCGTTAGTCAGACGTACACGACACACTTTACGTAACGCTGAGTTAGGCTTCCTAGGGGTAGTAGTATATACACGAGTACATACACCACGACGTTGTGGACAAGCATCCAGTGCTGCTACGTTGCTTTTCGCAGGCTTTTTAGCACGGGGCTTGCGCACCAGTTGGTTAACTGTTGCCATTCTAGCTCCTAAAAATTAAACAAAAAATTTGGTTCTCATTGAAACTCAATGCGAACCCACTGCTGATTTTGCTGCTATAGCCCGAAAATTCAGGCTTTTTTATGAAAAATCCGCGCCCATTAGGGATTTACCCCAAAATGAGGTCGCGAAATTCTATAGATCCGAACCTCAAGTGTCAACTAAATAAACAATTTGACGGTTGTTTGAGCAGACTCGCCCCTATGGATTTCTGATTAATCCACAGAAATTCTCTGTGACACTTTTTCTCTCAAATACTCTATAAATGAGTGATAGCCTGAAAAAGGTGAATAAAAGAGGCAAGATTTTATGAAAGATCTCCAAAAGATGTTAGGTGGCCTGAGTAAGAGTGGTTTTATGTCGGGTATGGCTGGCGGCGCAGTGAGCGGCGTGATCACAAACCTGGCGATGGGCAAAAGCTCGAAGAAAACCAAGAAAATGGGTAAAAGCGCCCTTAAGGTAGGAGCGCTCGCCGCTGTTGGCGGTTTGGCCTGGAAAGCTTACCAGAGTTATAACCAGCAAAAAACCAATGGGCAAGGTAGTGCACAAGCCTCTAGTCCTGCCTACACTTACACGCCGCAACAACAATCTTCGGCGCAACAGCACACCTATTCAAGGCCAGAGCCAAAAACCTTCAACTATGGTCGGGTTTCAGAGGAGCGTTTTGAGGAAATTATTGAAGACGACAGCGCTGATGGTGGCCAGATGCTGCTAATGCAAGCCATGATTGCCGCTGCCTATGCCGATGGCCATATCGATAGCGACGAACAGCAACGCATTTTCAATCAGGTTGAGCAGATGGATTTATCGGTGGCCGAAAAAGCCTCATTATTCGATGAGCTGCGCCAACCTAAATCCATGCAACAAATCGTTTCCAATGTACCGGATGCCGAGACCGGTGTAGAAGTATACGCAGCGTCTTTGCTGGCCATTGACGAGAGCTTATCTGTTTCTCAGCAGTATCTGGATAACCTGGCGCAACATCTGTGTATACCGCGAGAACTGCGCTCGGCCATTCATAACCAGGCTCAGCAAGCTCGCCTGCAATAGTAACAAACTAATCTGGTTACCTACCGGTGCCGTTTACAGACATAAAAAAAGCGCCATCAGGCGCTTTTTTCAATTGGAGCAGGATTTACTCTTCAGAAGCAGAGTTATCCGCTCCCAAAACTTCCGCGTTAAGTGCTTCAGTCAGTGCTGCTTCTGCTTCTTCGGCAGAAACAGACAGGTCTTCCATGGCGTCCATCTTGTTAGCAAGACGTTTCTTGTGATACGCCAAACCAGTACCTGCTGGGATCAAGCGACCAACGATTACGTTTTCTTTCAGACCACGTAAATCATCTGTCTTACCTTGTACCGCAGCTTCTGTCAGTACCCGCGTAGTTTCCTGGAACGAAGCTGCTGAGATGAAGGATTCAGTGGACAGTGATGCCTTAGTGATACCCAACAATTGCAGTTCGTATTTAGCTGTCAATTTACCGGCTTTTTCCAGTTCACGGTTCGCGATGTGTACCGTCGATACTTCGCACTGTTCGCCTTCCAGGAACATAGTGTCACCTGGATCAGTGATAATACACTTACGCAACATCTGGCGAATTACAACCTCGATGTGCTTATCGTTAATTTTTACACCCTGTAAGCGATAAACTTCCTGAACTTCGTTCACGATGTAGTTAGATACCGCGCTTACGCCACGCAGACGCAAGATATCGTGTGGCGACTCTGGACCGTCAGCGATAACTTCACCTTTTTCGATGTTCTCACCTTCGAATACGTTGATTTGACGCCATTTAGGAATCATCTCTTCGTGGTGATCACCCTCTTTCGGTGTAATCGTCAGACGCTTCTTACCTTTGGTTTCTTTACCGAAACCGATGGTACCGGAGATTTCAGCCAGAATCGCAGGCTCTTTAGGCTTACGCGCTTCGAACAAGTCGGCTACCCGCGGTAGACCACCCGTGATGTCACGAGTCTTCGAGCTTTCCTGAGGAATACGCGCAATGGTATCACCCACTTCAGCCGTTGCACCATCGGCAATATCGATAGTGGTAAAGCTTGGCAGACGAATTTCCTGTAAGCCCACTTCTTCAATTTCCAGAATCAGTTTAGGCTCTTTAGCATTGGCCAGGGACAGGTCTTTAACCACGATACGCGACAGACCAGTCAGGTCGTCTTGCTGCATCTCTGTATTGGAATCATCAACGTCAGAGAAGCTTACTCGCGCTTTACGCTCTACCACGATTGGGTGGGAGTGCGGATCCCAGTTCGCTACAATCGCGCCAGCTTCTACTGCTGCACCATCGTCAACCGACAATTTCGCACCGTAAGGCAATCTGTAACGCTCTTTCTCACGACCAAACTCATCAATTACCGTCAGTTCAGTTGAACGCGATACGATAACAATCTTGCCGTCAGTGTTAGTTACATACTTAGCATTGTGCAGTTTCAGGTGACCATTGTTTTTGATCTGTACGCTGTTTTCTGCAGACGCTCTTGATGCCGCACCACCGATGTGGAAGGTACGCATCGTTAACTGTGTACCTGGTTCACCGATTGACTGTGCGGCGATTACACCCACAGATTCACCAGCGCCAACCATGTGACCTCGTGCAAGGTCACGACCATAACACTTAGCACACACACCGAAGTCGTTTTCACAGGTAATTACCGAGCGAACGATAACCTGGTCTACTGAGTGAGACTCAAGGAAGTCCACCAGTTTTTCGTCAAGCAGTACGTTACGCTCAACCAAGACTTCAGTAGTACCTGGTTTTAATACGTCTTCGGCAACAACACGACCCAATACGCGCTCGCGCAATGGCTCCACAACGTCACCACCTTCAATCAACGGCTTCATGACGATACCGTCAAAGGTGCCACAGTCGTCGTTGTTGATAACAACGTCTTGAGCAACGTCAACCAGACGACGCGTCAGGTAACCTGAGTTAGCTGTCTTCAATGCCGTATCGGCCAAACCTTTACGTGCACCGTGGGTTGAGATGAAGTACTGAAGTACGTTCAGACCTTCACGGAAGTTAGCGGTAATGGGGGTTTCGATGATTGAGCCATCTGGCTTAGCCATCAGACCACGCATACCGGCCAACTGACGAATCTGAGCGGGGCTACCACGAGCACCGGAGTCCGCCATCATGTATACAGAGTTAAGTGAATCTTGCTTCTCGTGCTCACCGTCGCGGTTTAACACCTCTTCGGTAGACAAGTTGCTCATCATCGCCTTAGCAACGCGTTCGTTAGCTGCAGACCAGATATCGATTACTTTGTTGTAACGCTCACCAGCGGTTACCAAACCAGACTGGAACTGCTCCTGAATTTCAGTTACTTCAGCTTCAGCCGCGTCGATGATTTCAGACTTCTCATCTGGAATAACCATGTCGTCGATACCGATAGACACACCAGACTTCATCGCATAATGGAAACCAGTGTACATAACCTGGTCAGCGGTGATTACGGTGTCTTTCAGACCCAAACGACGGTAGCAAGCGTTCAATAATTTTGAGATTTGCTTTTTACCCATTGGCTGATTGATCAGCTCAAAAGGCATGCCTTCTGGTAAGATACCGAACAGAATTGCACGACCAACGGTAGTTTCTACTACAGAGGTTTTTTCGTGGCGATTGCCATCGATATCGATTTCAACTTCAGTTAAACGCACTTTAACGCGAGCGTGCAGTTCTGCCTGGCCTGTGCGGTAGGCTTTTTCTGCTTCTTCTTTGTTCGCGAAAACCATGCCTTCGCCTTTAGCGTTAACACGGGCGCGGGTCATGTAGTACAGACCCAATACAACGTCCTGTGAAGGTACGATGATGGGCTCACCGTTCGCAGGAGACAGGATGTTGTTGGTAGACATCATCAGGGCACGTGATTCCAACTGCGCTTCTAGCGTCAGTGGTACGTGAACGGCCATTTGGTCACCATCGAAGTCGGCGTTATAGGCCGCACATACGAGTGGGTGCAGCTGGATCGCTTTACCTTCGATCAAGATAGGTTCAAATGCCTGGATACCCAGTCTGTGAAGAGTCGGTGCACGGTTAAGTAGTACCGGATGTTCGCGGATAACTTCATCCAGAACGTCCCATACTTCTGCCGCTTCGCGCTCAACCATTTTCTTGGCAGCTTTGATGGTAGTAGCAAGACCACGACCTTCTAACTTACCGTAGATGAAAGGCTTGAACAGTTCCAATGCCATTTTCTTAGGCAGACCACACTGGTGTAGACGCAGTGTTGGACCAACGGTGATTACAGAACGACCAGAGTAATCAACACGCTTACCTAGCAGGTTCTGACGGAAGCGACCTTGCTTACCTTTGATCATATCAGCCAAAGATTTCAAAGGACGCTTGTTAGAACCG includes these proteins:
- the tuf gene encoding elongation factor Tu, with product MAKEKFERTKPHVNVGTIGHVDHGKTTLTAAITTVLAKTYGGSAQAFDQIDNAPEERERGITIATSHVEYDTPTRHYAHVDCPGHADYVKNMITGAAQMDGAILVVAATDGPMPQTREHILLGRQVGVPYIIVFMNKCDMVDDEELLELVEMEVRELLTEYEFPGDDLPVIQGSALKALEGDAEWEKKVIELGEALDSYIPEPERAIDKPFILPIEDVFSISGRGTVVTGRVEQGIVKVGEEVEIVGIKETTTTTCTGVEMFRKLLDEGRAGENVGVLLRGTKRDEVERGQVLAKPGSINPHTKFEAEVYVLSKDEGGRHTPFFKGYRPQFYFRTTDVTGAVELPEGVEMVMPGDNLKFVVELIAPIAMDEGLRFAIREGGRTVGAGVVSKIID
- the fusA gene encoding elongation factor G; its protein translation is MARTTPIELYRNIGIVAHVDAGKTTTTERVLFYTGLSHKIGEVHDGAATMDWMEQEQERGITITSAATTCFWKGMQAQYDQHRINIIDTPGHVDFTIEVERSLRVLDGAVVVFCGSSGIEPQSETVWRQANKYHVPRMVFVNKMDRAGADFERVVEQIRKRLGATCVPIQLNIGAEENFKGVIDLIKMKAINWNEADQGMTFDYEDIPADLQDKAEEMRMEMVEAAAEASDELMEKYLEEGELSEEEIRSGLRTRTLNNEIVLATCGSAFKNKGVQAVLDAVIEYLPSPVEVPAIQGHKDDTDESQDERHADDKEPFSALAFKIATDPFVGTLTFFRCYSGVVNTGDAVYNPVKGKKERFGRIVQMHAKDRAELKEVRAGDIAAAIGLKDVTTGDTLCDPNHVITLERMEFPEPVISIAVEPKSQADQEKMSIALGKLAAEDPSFRVKTDEESGQTIISGMGELHLDIIIDRMKREFKVECNVGNPQVAYRETIRKSVEVEGKFVRQSGGRGQYGHVWLRVEPQEEGKGYEFVNEIVGGAVPKEFIPAVDKGCEEQMHFGVLAGYPVLDVKVTLFDGSYHDVDSSEMAFKIAGSMGFKQGCSEANPVLLEPMMKVEVTTPEDWMGDVVGDLNRRRGVIEGMEDGIGGIKIIRAKVPLSEMFGYATDLRSATQGRASYSMEFHNYAEAPNNVAKGIIEARN
- the rpsG gene encoding 30S ribosomal protein S7, translating into MPRRRVVGQRKILPDPKFGSQLLAKFINVVMLDGKKSTAEKIVYGALDAAAEKTGKDHLDIFEAALDNIRPNVEVKSRRVGGSTYQVPVEVRPVRRNALGMRWMVEAARKRGEKSMALRLAAEMADASENKGSAVKKREDVHRMAEANKAFAHYRW
- the rpsL gene encoding 30S ribosomal protein S12, yielding MATVNQLVRKPRAKKPAKSNVAALDACPQRRGVCTRVYTTTPRKPNSALRKVCRVRLTNGFEVSSYIGGEGHNLQEHSVVLIRGGRVKDLPGVRYHTVRGTLDCAGVNDRKQARSKYGTKRPKS
- a CDS encoding tellurite resistance TerB family protein, yielding MKDLQKMLGGLSKSGFMSGMAGGAVSGVITNLAMGKSSKKTKKMGKSALKVGALAAVGGLAWKAYQSYNQQKTNGQGSAQASSPAYTYTPQQQSSAQQHTYSRPEPKTFNYGRVSEERFEEIIEDDSADGGQMLLMQAMIAAAYADGHIDSDEQQRIFNQVEQMDLSVAEKASLFDELRQPKSMQQIVSNVPDAETGVEVYAASLLAIDESLSVSQQYLDNLAQHLCIPRELRSAIHNQAQQARLQ
- the rpoC gene encoding DNA-directed RNA polymerase subunit beta', with the translated sequence MKDLLKFLKQQNKTEEFDQIRIGLASPDMIRSWSYGEVKKPETINYRTFKPERDGLFCARIFGPVKDYECLCGKYKRLKHRGVICEKCGVEVTLTKVRRERMGHIELASPVAHIWFLKSLPSRIGLMLDMTLRDIERVLYFESYVVTEPGMTTLERSQLLTEEEYLDSLEEHGDEFEAKMGAEAVFDLLQELDVDADVAAMREELPSINSETKKKKITKRLKLLESFQQSGNKPEWMIMTVLPVLPPDLRPLVPLDGGRFATSDLNDLYRRVINRNNRLKRLLDLAAPDIIVRNEKRMLQEAVDALLDNGRRGRAITGSNKRPLKSLADMIKGKQGRFRQNLLGKRVDYSGRSVITVGPTLRLHQCGLPKKMALELFKPFIYGKLEGRGLATTIKAAKKMVEREAAEVWDVLDEVIREHPVLLNRAPTLHRLGIQAFEPILIEGKAIQLHPLVCAAYNADFDGDQMAVHVPLTLEAQLESRALMMSTNNILSPANGEPIIVPSQDVVLGLYYMTRARVNAKGEGMVFANKEEAEKAYRTGQAELHARVKVRLTEVEIDIDGNRHEKTSVVETTVGRAILFGILPEGMPFELINQPMGKKQISKLLNACYRRLGLKDTVITADQVMYTGFHYAMKSGVSIGIDDMVIPDEKSEIIDAAEAEVTEIQEQFQSGLVTAGERYNKVIDIWSAANERVAKAMMSNLSTEEVLNRDGEHEKQDSLNSVYMMADSGARGSPAQIRQLAGMRGLMAKPDGSIIETPITANFREGLNVLQYFISTHGARKGLADTALKTANSGYLTRRLVDVAQDVVINNDDCGTFDGIVMKPLIEGGDVVEPLRERVLGRVVAEDVLKPGTTEVLVERNVLLDEKLVDFLESHSVDQVIVRSVITCENDFGVCAKCYGRDLARGHMVGAGESVGVIAAQSIGEPGTQLTMRTFHIGGAASRASAENSVQIKNNGHLKLHNAKYVTNTDGKIVIVSRSTELTVIDEFGREKERYRLPYGAKLSVDDGAAVEAGAIVANWDPHSHPIVVERKARVSFSDVDDSNTEMQQDDLTGLSRIVVKDLSLANAKEPKLILEIEEVGLQEIRLPSFTTIDIADGATAEVGDTIARIPQESSKTRDITGGLPRVADLFEARKPKEPAILAEISGTIGFGKETKGKKRLTITPKEGDHHEEMIPKWRQINVFEGENIEKGEVIADGPESPHDILRLRGVSAVSNYIVNEVQEVYRLQGVKINDKHIEVVIRQMLRKCIITDPGDTMFLEGEQCEVSTVHIANRELEKAGKLTAKYELQLLGITKASLSTESFISAASFQETTRVLTEAAVQGKTDDLRGLKENVIVGRLIPAGTGLAYHKKRLANKMDAMEDLSVSAEEAEAALTEALNAEVLGADNSASEE